A section of the Phacochoerus africanus isolate WHEZ1 chromosome 4, ROS_Pafr_v1, whole genome shotgun sequence genome encodes:
- the FAM180B gene encoding protein FAM180B, giving the protein MEEQRAAGEMKTQRMWWTMAGTMQFLAWLMIAICLLPGVTTTQHRAGQPMDSTSVGGALQEPEAPEVMFELLWAGLELDIMGKLYIQDEELASTRPGRRLRRLLQHHMPSDLESAEQRLQQFQDLRKGPPLSPWDFEHLLLTGLSCVYRLHVASETEERARWAQVFALLAQETLWDLCKGFCPQGHPPSLGPWASP; this is encoded by the exons ATGGAGGAGCAGAGAGCAGCTGGGGAGATGAAGACTCAGAGGATGTGGTGGACCATGGCTGGGACGATGCAGTTCCTGGCTTggttaatgatagccatttgcCTCCTCCCTGGGGTGACCACAACCCAGCACCGTGCAG ggcagcccatgGACAGCACCAGCGTGGGAGGTGCCCTGCAGGAGCCAGAGGCCCCGGAAGTGATGTTTGAG ctgctctgggctgggctggagctggATATCATGGGGAAGCTGTACATCCAGGACGAGGAACTGGCATCCACACGTCCAGGCCGCCGGCTCAGGCGCCTCCTGCAGCACCACATGCCCAGTGACTTGGAGAGTGCTGAGCAGCGGCTGCAGCAGTTCCAGGACCTGCGGAAGGGACCGCCTCTTAGCCCTTGGGACTTTGAACATTTGCTCCTCACAGGCCTGTCCTGTGTCTACCGGCTCCATGTGGCTAGTGAAACTGAGGAGAGGGCTCGCTGGGCCCAGGTCTTCGCCCTCCTGGCACAGGAAACACTCTGGGACTTGTGCAAGGGCTTCTGTCCCCAGGGCCATCCCCCTTCTCTGGGGCCCTGGGCTTCTCCTTGA